CGATGCAAACCGCGTAAAAGCCTTTGGTGGAGATTCTACTGCTTATGGGCAAGCGGCAGGGCAAAATGCAGGTAGGGTTCCAGATAACTATGGCGAGAGTGCTTATGGAGTTAAGATTACTTTAAATAGTCTTGGACAATTTGAGATAAATAACCAAGATGATGGGATTAAAGCAAGTGCAACAGCTGGTCCGGGTGGATTCCACAATCCAGAATTTGATAGCTTAAATATCTTTGTTTCTGCCTTTAACGATGAAAACAACACAACAAATGTGCTTTTCAAAAATCAAATGAAAGCAATGAATACAGGTGTGCTAGTAGAAGGCGGACAAGTTACAACAACAGCGGGTTTAAGAATGGCTACATTTGCACAAACTGTGGATATTTATGATAGTTTAGGAAATAAACACGAATTTACAATGCAGTTTGAAAAAGTGGGAGATTCAGAATGGAGCTTCCGGATTATTGTGCCAGAGCCAGCAGAACTTATTGGCTCTAGTGCGCAACGCCCAAATATTTTAGAAGGCGGTAGTGTAACCTTTGGGGAAAATGGAGAGCTATTAGGGGTAAATCCATCTAGCATTCAGTTTAAGCCAAATACAGGGGCTTCATTCCCACAAAATATTGAACTAGACTTTGGAAAAGGCGGTGGGTTTGATGGACTTACAAGCACTTCTAGGGAATCCCAAGCACAAAATGTTAATGGTGATGGCTATGCTTCTGGCGTTTTGAAAGAATATTATTTTGACGCAACAGGAACTTTAATAGGAAGTTTTGATAATGGGCAAAATCTAGCTTTAGCACAAGTGGCAATTGCAACATTTGCAAACTACGAAGGGTTACAAGAGAGCGGAAGCAATCTTTTTGCAGAGTCAGCAAACTCTGGACGCGCAACAATAGGAACGGCTGGAACAGGTGGTCGTGCTAGTGTTGCAGCATCTAAGCTTGAGATGAGTAACGCAGATTTAAGCCGTGGTCTAACACAGCTTATTGTGGTGCAAAGAGGATTCCAAGCAAACTCTAAATCTATTACCACAGCCGATCAAGTGCTAAACACACTGCTAGGCTTAAAGCAGTAATTAAAGACTTTCTTGCTTTGACACTTCTTAAAATTGCAACTCCATAACTCTGCGGAGTTGCAAAACTTCGTTTTCTTATAACTTTTGCTTTTATCATTTATTTTTTAATCCCATTTTTAAAGGTTTATAGTAGCTAAATATAAAATATTATTTTTATTAAGCTAAATAAAGTTGATATTAGTAATATAAAGGTTATTGATTTTTTCTATTTTTTTGCTATAATGCGCGAAAATTTTTCAAAAAAGGATATTTATGGCAAAACATACTTTTCAAACCGAAGTGAATCAACTTTTGGATTTAATGATACATTCTTTGTATTCTAATAAAGAGATTTTTTTGCGTGAGCTTGTGAGCAATGCTTCAGACGCGCTAGATAAATTGCAATACTTAACGCTAACAGATGAGAAACTAAAGTCGTTAAACTTCACGCCTAGAATTGACATAGCCTTTGATAGTGAGAAAAACACGCTAACAATTAGTGATAGCGGTGTGGGTATGAATGAAGCGGATTTAATAGAGAATTTAGGAACGATTGCAAAGAGTGGGACAAAAAACTTTTTATCAAAACTTAGTGGCGATAAGAAAAAGGATTCCGCACTTATTGGACAATTTGGTGTTGGGTTTTATTCTGCTTTTATGGTGGCAAGCAAGATTATAGTAACAACCAAAAAAGCAGGGGAGAGTCAAGCGTATGCGTGGATTAGTGATGGGAGTGGGGAGTTTGATATTGAGCCTTGTGAGAAAGAATCGCACGGAAGTGAGATTAAGCTATATTTAAAAGATGATGAAAAGGAATTTACAAGCCGTTGGCGTATAGAAGAGATTATCAAAAAATACTCTGATCATATTCCTTTCCCTATTTTCTTGCATTTTACTGAGAGCAAAAGCGAGGGTGAAGGGGAAAATAAAAAGGAAGTCATAGAGCAAAAATGCGAACAAATCAACAAGGCTTCAGCTCTTTGGCGTGTGGCAAAGAAAGATTTAAAAGATGAAGAATACAAAGAGTTTTATAAAACTTTGAGTTATGATTCTAGTGAGCCACTTTCTTGGATACACACAAGGGTGGAGGGGACTTTAGAATACACAACTTTATTTTATATTCCACAAACTGCGCCTTTTGACTTGTATCGCGTGGATTATAAAAGTGGCGTGAAGCTGTATGTGAAGCGTGTGTTTATTACCGATGATGATAAGGAGCTTTTACCGCCTTATTTGCGTTTTGTAAGGGGGATAATTGATAGCGAAGATTTACCGCTTAATGTAAGCCGTGAGATTTTGCAACAAAATAGAATCCTAGCTACGATTAAATCTGCTTCTACAAAAAAGATTCTAAGCGAGATTGAAGCTTTGCAGAAAGATACAGAAAAATACGCTAAGTTTTATAAAGAGTTTGGTAGATGTTTAAAAGAGGGTGTTTATAGCGATTTTGAAAACAAAGAAAAATTATTGGAGCTTTTGCGCTTTAGTAGCACTAAGAGTGAGGGTAAAGAAATTTCTTTTAAAGAATACAAAGAGAGAATGACTGATGGGCAAAAGGCAATCTACTATCTGCAAGGGGAGAATTTGGAGCTGCTTAAGAGCTCACCTTTGCTTGATGCGTTTAATAAAAAAGGCATTGAAGTAATGCTCTTTGGCGATGAGATAGATGGAATCGTAATGCCTATGGTGCAAGAGTATGATAAAACACCATTGCGTGCGATTACTTCTAAGGAAGCTTTGGAAGATTTAGGAGAAGCTAGCATTGATGATCAAACACAAGAGAAATTTAAGGGCTTGTTGGAGACTTTCAAGGAAGCTTTAGGTGATGAGGTGCAAGAAGTGCGCTTAAGTGCTAGATTAGTTGATGCACCCTCTTGTGTGGTAGAAGCTGATGATCAAAATAACGCAATGTTAAAAATGATGCGTCAAATGGGAATGCAAGGGGATATGCCAGAGTCTAAGCCGATTTTAGAGCTTAATCCTAATCACGCGATTTTAACAAGTCTTTTAGAGAGCAAAAATAGTGAGAAAACAAAGGAAATTGCGCATTTATTGCTTGAAGAAGCAAAATTGCTTGAGAGTGGTAAGCTTAAAGATGTCAATGCGTTTGTAAAACGCCTAAATGCTCTGTTGCAGGCTAGTCTTTAGTTTAGGTTAAAAAGTTGGAATCTGTTTTTGGATTCTAACTTTTAGATAGTTTTTGCATTACAACTTCTAGGATTTTAAATTTTTCAAACAAGAAAAAGCAACTTGAAAAATGCAAACATTTTTTCTTCCTTATTGTCTGTAAAATTTAAAATCCCAAAAATTTAGATTCCATATTACAGCCATTTTTTCTTTTTAAAATACAGAATCGGAAGAACGGTTGAGATAATCATAACACCTAAAACTATGGGATAAGAATAAGTCCATTCAAGCTCGGGCATATATTTAAAATTCATTCCATAAATCGTTGAAATTAGTGTTGGAGGCATCATTGCCACAGTTACAACAGTGAAAATTTTAATGGTTTTGTTTTGCTCAATGTTAATTTGGCTAGAAAAGAGAGTTTGGATATTGTCTAAAATATTCATATTAACATTGGTAAATTCTACTAGAGAGTTAATATCTTTTAGCACAATTCCTAAATCTTTTTTGACTTCTAAATCGGCTTTATTTGTGCGTAAAAGTGCAGTAATTGCAAGTCTTTTGTCAAAGAGGCTATCGCGCAAGCTTAGGTGCATTTCTTGTAAAATAGATAAATTTTCTAATATATCATCACCTAGCTTTTTATCAAACACAACTGCGCGGCGTAAAAGACGCGTTTGCTTGGCGATACTCTCTAGCATATCCGCATCTTTTTCTACCCTTAATTCAAAGATTTTTGAAATTAAATCAAATCCATCTTCAAAGTTTTTTGGGCTTGCAAGCACGCGTTGTTGGATTTCATCAAAGACTTTAAACTCGCTATAACGCACGGTAAAAAGGATATTGTGTGTAAGCAAAAAAGTAATGGTTTCATTGTGTAAAATATTCTCTTCATTAGGGCGCGTTAAGAAATAGGTGTTAATAGTTACGCTCTCGCTATCTTCCCAATAACGCGCGGATTCTTCAATTTCTTCCCTTTCTTCTTTGGTTGGAATATCTAAAAGATAGGTTTTTGAAATATAAGCAATTTCTTGTGCGCTTGGGTGCAGTAAGTCAATCCAAAGCACATCAGAGCTTGCGTCAATGGCTTCTATGGATTGAATGCTCTCCCTTACAACCATTCCATTGCGTTTAATAAATAGATTTAACATTATTGCTCCTTTAAGATTCTAAAGGAGAATAATCCCCTTTAGTTTAGCGTTTTTAGAATATTCTGGGGTTCGTCCATTCTTATACTCTTTTATCTAAAACTTCAAATGCTGGAAGCACTTCACCTTCTAGTAACTCTAAGCTTGCTCCACCGCCTGTTGAAGTGAAGCTCATACTATCTTTATTTCCTGCTTTATCTACTGCATCTGCTGTATCTCCACCTCCAATAATACTATAAGCATAGGTATCAGCAATCGCGTGTGAAATACTAAAAGTTCCGCGTGAGAATTTTTGCGTTTCATAAGCCCCAAGTGGTCCATTCCAAACAATTGTTTCACAATCTTTAATCACTTCATTAAAGAGCTTCACGGTTGCTGGTCCTATATCTGCTGCCATTAGATTATCTGGAATATCTTGTGCAGGGATAATTTTCACTACTTTTGGATCTTTAATATCAT
The Helicobacter winghamensis ATCC BAA-430 DNA segment above includes these coding regions:
- the corA gene encoding magnesium/cobalt transporter CorA, with the protein product MLNLFIKRNGMVVRESIQSIEAIDASSDVLWIDLLHPSAQEIAYISKTYLLDIPTKEEREEIEESARYWEDSESVTINTYFLTRPNEENILHNETITFLLTHNILFTVRYSEFKVFDEIQQRVLASPKNFEDGFDLISKIFELRVEKDADMLESIAKQTRLLRRAVVFDKKLGDDILENLSILQEMHLSLRDSLFDKRLAITALLRTNKADLEVKKDLGIVLKDINSLVEFTNVNMNILDNIQTLFSSQINIEQNKTIKIFTVVTVAMMPPTLISTIYGMNFKYMPELEWTYSYPIVLGVMIISTVLPILYFKKKKWL
- the htpG gene encoding molecular chaperone HtpG, which gives rise to MAKHTFQTEVNQLLDLMIHSLYSNKEIFLRELVSNASDALDKLQYLTLTDEKLKSLNFTPRIDIAFDSEKNTLTISDSGVGMNEADLIENLGTIAKSGTKNFLSKLSGDKKKDSALIGQFGVGFYSAFMVASKIIVTTKKAGESQAYAWISDGSGEFDIEPCEKESHGSEIKLYLKDDEKEFTSRWRIEEIIKKYSDHIPFPIFLHFTESKSEGEGENKKEVIEQKCEQINKASALWRVAKKDLKDEEYKEFYKTLSYDSSEPLSWIHTRVEGTLEYTTLFYIPQTAPFDLYRVDYKSGVKLYVKRVFITDDDKELLPPYLRFVRGIIDSEDLPLNVSREILQQNRILATIKSASTKKILSEIEALQKDTEKYAKFYKEFGRCLKEGVYSDFENKEKLLELLRFSSTKSEGKEISFKEYKERMTDGQKAIYYLQGENLELLKSSPLLDAFNKKGIEVMLFGDEIDGIVMPMVQEYDKTPLRAITSKEALEDLGEASIDDQTQEKFKGLLETFKEALGDEVQEVRLSARLVDAPSCVVEADDQNNAMLKMMRQMGMQGDMPESKPILELNPNHAILTSLLESKNSEKTKEIAHLLLEEAKLLESGKLKDVNAFVKRLNALLQASL